In Paenibacillus sonchi, the genomic stretch CTCCCGAACTGAAAGCCGCCGGTATTGATTCCGTATGGGTGCCTCCGGTAACGAAGGCCATCTCTCCCGAGGATACAGGCTATGGCGTGTATGATCTTTATGACCTGGGAGAATTCGATCAAAAAGGGACCATACGAACGAAATACGGCACCAAGCAGGAATTGATCGACGCTATTGCCGAATGCCTCAGGAACGGCATTGCCGTGTATGTGGATCTCGTCATGAATCATAAAGCGGGCGCAGACGAGACCGAGGTCTTCGAGGTGATTGAGGTAGACCCGAACAACCGCAACAAGGAGATTTCCGCACCGTTCGAGATCGAAGGCTGGACCAAATTCACGTTCCCCGGACGGGGAGACACGTACTCCAGCTTCAAATGGAACCATACGCATTTCAACGGCACCGATTTCGATGCCAAAGGAGGGCGAAACGGAGTCTTCCGGATTAACGGAGAGAACAAAAACTGGAACCAGAATGTGGATGACGAGTTCGGCAACTATGATTATCTCATGTTCGCGAACATTGACTACAGCCAGCAGGAAGTCCGGAGCGAGATGCTGGAATGGGGCAAGTGGCTGGTAGATACGCTGCAGTGCAGCGGTTACCGGCTTGACGCCATCAAACATATCAATCATGAGTTTATCAAAGAATTCGCGGCGGAAATGACCAAAAAGCGGGGCGAAGACTTCTACATCGTCGGGGAGTTTTGGAATTCCAATCTCGAAGCGTGCCGGGAATTCCTCAATACAGTCGACTATCAGATAGATCTGTTCGATGTATCGCTGCATTACAAGC encodes the following:
- a CDS encoding alpha-amylase, whose protein sequence is MKRNHTMMQFFEWHVAADGQHWKRLAQMAPELKAAGIDSVWVPPVTKAISPEDTGYGVYDLYDLGEFDQKGTIRTKYGTKQELIDAIAECLRNGIAVYVDLVMNHKAGADETEVFEVIEVDPNNRNKEISAPFEIEGWTKFTFPGRGDTYSSFKWNHTHFNGTDFDAKGGRNGVFRINGENKNWNQNVDDEFGNYDYLMFANIDYSQQEVRSEMLEWGKWLVDTLQCSGYRLDAIKHINHEFIKEFAAEMTKKRGEDFYIVGEFWNSNLEACREFLNTVDYQIDLFDVSLHYKLYAAALGGRDFDLTHIFDDTLVQTHPGNAVTFVDNHDSQPHEALESWVGDWFKQSAYALILLRRDGYPVVFYGDYYGIGGPAPVEGKKEAIDPLLYARCHKAYGEQDDYFDHPNTIGWVRRGIEEVEDSGCAVVISNGDNGEKRMFLGEERAGEVWVDFTHNRRESVTIGKDGWAVFPVNGGSVSVWALPDGAEEKPAAQDMDDIEESTKNNSGKRTR